The following nucleotide sequence is from Methylotenera sp. G11.
ATGAGCTGCCCTTGGTAGTCTGAATCTATCAAGCCTACAAGATTGCCCAGCACGATGCCGTGCTTATGACCCAGGCCGGAACGTGGCAGTATCAGGGCTGCATAATATGTGTTGTCGATATGGATAGCCATGCCGGTCGGGATGAGTGTGGTTTCGCCCGGCTGCAAGGTGATGGCCGCATCGATGCATGCTCTGAGGTCAAGGCCGGCAGAACCTGGTGTGGCATAAGTAGGGAACTGGCTGCGCAGACGGTCGTCTAGTATTTTAAGGTCGATGAGGATAGACATGATGTGGTTTTTATATTGGTTGGAATGAATGCATATTAGACACCAAATATACATAATAAAAAAGCTGCCTGATCGGTCAGGCAGCTATAAACTGTAAACGTTGTAAATCAGAACTTATATTGAGCGCTTAGGCCGAGCAGGTAGTTTCTGCCAGCAGCGGGTTCAAAGAATCTCAGGTTGCTGTCGTTGATGCGCACAGAGCCTATATATTCTTTATCAAACATATTTTCTACACGCACATACTCACTGAAACGCCAGTTAGCCAGGTTCTGCTCAAAACCTGCACGTATGTTGAATATGGTATAAGAATGCGCAGAATCAGTGTTGATGTCGTTTACATACACCTTACTGTTATGTCTGGCCTCCAAAGCGGTTTTGAAGCCAAGCGGATTGTATTTCCATGCGACTTCACCATAAACCTGGCTGCTATACGTGCCGGGGATTTTGTTACCGGATTCGATGGTGGTGGGGATGCCGGAAGACGGTATGTAGGTAAAGTCGGAATCAAACTTGGCGTCTAATAATGAATAAGAAAAATATGTCGATATATTGTGGCTGAACTGCGAATCAATAGACAGCTCAGCACCTTTACGCTTGGTCTTGTTTGCGTTACCGAATACGCTTCTGTTGGCAGCATTGGTTTCTTTTGTCACGATTTCATCGTCGGTATCAATTTTAAATACATTGAAGTTGACTTGATGGTTATCTGCAATGATCGCTTTCAGGCCTAGTTCATAGTTGGTGCTTTCGCTGGGTTTAAGCGCCAGGTTTGGCGCGCCATTGTTAACGGAGTTATAGGCGGCTTCGATAAAGGTCGGTGTTTCAAAGCCTTTGCCGTAGTTTGCGTACAGATTGAAGGTCGGTGTCACTTTCCATATGGCACCAATCACCGGCGTGGTTTTCTGGTACTCAACAGAGCCGCTGTTGTTGCCGTTATTGGCTGAACCGGTCAGGAAGTTATCATTCACCTCGAGTTTGACTTTGGTGTGCCTGGCGCCAGCGTGGATATCGAAGTTATCGCTTAGTGATATTTTTCCTTGAATATACTGGTCGAAGTTTGTAGAAATATTATCTTCATCCCGGTTTAGTGCAAAGTTGCCGTTTCCGGCTATGAGCGGACGTTTAATGCCGCTATCGGTATTGATGTCGAGTCTCTTGTCATTCATTTTGCCGTAAGTCAAGCCCACGGAGAGGTTGTATGGCATGCTGAAAAGGTTGCCATTG
It contains:
- the dut gene encoding dUTP diphosphatase, whose amino-acid sequence is MSILIDLKILDDRLRSQFPTYATPGSAGLDLRACIDAAITLQPGETTLIPTGMAIHIDNTYYAALILPRSGLGHKHGIVLGNLVGLIDSDYQGQLMVSCWNRGNTAFELNPMERIAQLVIVPVVQAEFHVVDDFDTSERGEGGFGSTGKH
- a CDS encoding TonB-dependent receptor family protein, whose product is MSHPNNYKRKIISAAVLSTLSASYQAFAEESAPIAKIITAPVVVTATRVEQNSFDLPVAIDVVKKEDIQDGQLQMTLSESLIRVPGVTAQNRTNQSQDPQISSRGFGSRSSFGVRGIRVYVDGIPLTMPDGQGQPGVVDLSAIKSIEVMRGPFSALYGNSSGGVIQMFTEDAPKNPVVGATVMFGSYDTKRQIINAAGTAENIEYLLNVSNFETNGYRDNSAGSKQQATAKFKINVSDDTKVNALVNWFEQDAEDPLGLPRVATANDPSAFNDPKAAPNSAYRAKTRVSRDHTQVGFNIEHALNANNKINLMTYVGNRKNLQYLSTSTTTTAGRASSIDRDFWGSDLRWDNNGNLFSMPYNLSVGLTYGKMNDKRLDINTDSGIKRPLIAGNGNFALNRDEDNISTNFDQYIQGKISLSDNFDIHAGARHTKVKLEVNDNFLTGSANNGNNSGSVEYQKTTPVIGAIWKVTPTFNLYANYGKGFETPTFIEAAYNSVNNGAPNLALKPSESTNYELGLKAIIADNHQVNFNVFKIDTDDEIVTKETNAANRSVFGNANKTKRKGAELSIDSQFSHNISTYFSYSLLDAKFDSDFTYIPSSGIPTTIESGNKIPGTYSSQVYGEVAWKYNPLGFKTALEARHNSKVYVNDINTDSAHSYTIFNIRAGFEQNLANWRFSEYVRVENMFDKEYIGSVRINDSNLRFFEPAAGRNYLLGLSAQYKF